Proteins encoded by one window of Nasonia vitripennis strain AsymCx chromosome 5, Nvit_psr_1.1, whole genome shotgun sequence:
- the LOC100115975 gene encoding 60S ribosomal protein L29, which yields MAKSKNHTNHNQSRKAHRNGIKKPKRNLHESTLGMDLKFLRNQRFAKKHNLKPKAQLKRAAERQAAKESKK from the exons ATGGCCAAGTCGAAGAATCACACAAATCACAACCAGA GCAGGAAAGCTCATCGCAATGGAATCAAGAAGCCAAAGCGTAACCTGCACGAATCGACCTTAGGT ATGGACCTGAAGTTTTTGCGTAATCAGCGATTCGCAAAGAAACACAACCTCAAGCCCAAGGCACAGCTGAAGAGGGCAGCAGAGCGTCAGGCTGCCAAAGAATCTAAGAAATAG